A window of Rhododendron vialii isolate Sample 1 chromosome 11a, ASM3025357v1 contains these coding sequences:
- the LOC131307781 gene encoding uncharacterized protein LOC131307781: MGDYRSKSYADGRMQAQTYYGQRSSSNLHEMRSCCSFDATFAPPPLPTQVGGVREMKLKKAKSTSTGSSWRFKDPELQRKKRVASYKAYSVEDKVKGSLRKSFKWIKDRYNHVVYGWR; encoded by the coding sequence ATGGGGGATTACAGATCAAAGTCCTACGCCGATGGCAGGATGCAGGCGCAGACCTACTATGGACAAAGATCCAGTTCGAACCTTCATGAGATGAGGTCTTGCTGTTCATTTGATGCTACTTTTGCACCGCCGCCGCTACCGACTCAAGTGGGTGGCGTGAGAGAGATGAAGTTGAAGAAAGCCAAGAGCACGAGTACTGGGTCTTCTTGGAGGTTCAAGGATCCAGAGttgcagaggaagaagagggtTGCTAGCTACAAGGCTTATTCTGTTGAAGACAAGGTCAAAGGGTCCTTGAGGAAAAGCTTCAAGTGGATCAAGGATAGGTACAACCATGTGGTTTATGGGTGGAGGTGA
- the LOC131308298 gene encoding eukaryotic initiation factor 4A-14: MAGLTPEGSQFDTRQYDTKMNELLGTGDAEEFFTSYDEVYDSFDAMGLQENLLRGIYAYGFEKPSAIQQRGIVPFCKGLDVIQQAQSGTGKTATFCSGVLQQLDYNIVECQALVLAPTRELAQQIEKVMRALGDYLGVKVHACVGGTSVREDQRILSSGVHVVVGTPGRVFDMLRRQSLRPDYIKMFVLDEADEMLSRGFKDQIYDIFQLLPPKIQVGVFSATMPPEALEITRKFMNKPVRILVKRDELTLEGIKQFYVNVDKEEWKLETLCDLYETLAITQSVIFVNTRRKVDWLTDKMRSRDHTVSATHGDMDQNTRDIIMREFRSGSSRVLITTDLLARGIDVQQVSLVINYDLPTQPENYLHRIGRSGRFGRKGVAINFVTKDDERMLFDIQKFYNVVVEELPANVADLL; encoded by the exons ATGGCTGGCTTGACTCCCGAGGGTTCTCAGTTTGATACTCGTCAATATGATACCAAAATGAATGAGTT ACTAGGAACAGGTGATGCAGAAGAATTCTTCACCTCATATGATGAAGTTTATGACAGTTTTGATGCAATGGGATTACAAGAAAATCTCCTGAGGGGCATCTACGCTTACG GTTTTGAGAAGCCATCCGCAATTCAGCAAAGGGGAATAGTTCCATTCTGTAAAGGGCTAGATGTTATTCAACAAGCACAGTCTGGAACGGGGAAAACAGCAACTTTCTGCTCTGGGGTCCTACAGCAGCTGGACTATAACATAGTTGAGTGTCAGGCTTTGGTTCTTGCACCCACTCGTGAACTGGCCCAACAAATTGAGAAGGTTATGAGGGCACTGGGTGACTATCTTGGGGTGAAGGTTCATGCTTGTGTGGGAGGGACCAGTGTGCGCGAGGATCAGCGCATTCTCTCAAGTGGGGTTCATGTTGTTGTTGGTACTCCTGGTCGAGTATTTGACATGTTGCGGAGACAGTCACTTCGCCCTGATTACATTAAAATGTTTGTGTTGGATGAAGCTGATGAAATGCTTTCACGTGGTTTCAAGGATCAG ATCTATGATATTTTCCAGTTGCTGCCACCCAAAATTCAGGTTGGGGTGTTCTCTGCCACTATGCCGCCTGAGGCCCTCGAAATCACTAGAAAATTCATGAATAAGCCTGTGAGGATTCTCGTGAAACGTGATGAACTTACTCTTGAGGGTATTAAGCAATTTTATGTCAACGTTGATAAGGAGGAATGGAAGCTTGAAACTCTTTGTGATCTCTATGAAACCTTGGCGATAACCCAAAGTGTCATCTTTGTTAACACCCGGCGCAAGGTTGACTGGCTCACTGACAAAATGCGCAGCCGTGATCACACAGTCTCTGCCACCCATGGAGACATGGATCAGAACACTAGAGACATCATCATGCGTGAATTTAGGTCTGGTTCCTCTCGTGTGCTCATTACCACTGATCTCTTGGCCCGTGGTATTGATGTCCAACAAGTCTCTCTTGTGATCAATTATGACCTCCCAACACAGCCAGAGAACTATTTACATCGAATTGGACGTAGTGGACGGTTTGGGAGGAAAGGTGTTGccataaatttcgtcacaaaagaTGATGAGAGGATGCTCTTCGACATCCAGAAGTTCTACAATGTGGTAGTTGAGGAGCTCCCAGCTAACGTTGCTGATCTCCTTTGA
- the LOC131308299 gene encoding eukaryotic initiation factor 4A-14-like — MSGLAPEGSQFDTRQYDTKMNELLGTGDGEEFFTSYDEVYDSFDAMGLQENLLRGIYAYGFEKPSAIQQRGIVPFCKGLDVIQQAQSGTGKTATFCSGVLQQLDYNIVECQALVLAPTRELAQQIEKVMRALGDYLGVKVHACVGGTSVREDQRILSSGVHVVVGTPGRVFDMLRRQSLRPDYIKMFVLDEADEMLSRGFKDQIYDIFQLLPPKIQVGVFSATMPPEALEITRKFMNKPVRILVKRDELTLEGIKQFYVNVDKEEWKLETLCDLYETLAITQSVIFVNTRRKVDWLTDKMRSRDHTVSATHGDMDQNTRDIIMREFRSGSSRVLITTDLLARGIDVQQVSLVINYDLPTQPENYLHRIGRSGRFGRKGVAINFVTKDDERMLFDIQKFYNVVVEELPANVADLL; from the exons ATGTCTGGCTTGGCTCCCGAGGGTTCTCAGTTTGATACTCGTCAATATGATACCAAAATGAATGAGTT ACTTGGCACAGGTGATGGAGAAGAATTCTTCACCTCATATGATGAAGTTTATGACAGTTTTGATGCAATGGGATTACAAGAAAATCTCCTGAGGGGCATCTACGCTTACG GTTTTGAGAAGCCATCTGCAATTCAGCAAAGGGGAATAGTTCCATTCTGTAAAGGACTAGATGTTATTCAACAAGCACAGTCTGGAACGGGGAAGACAGCCACTTTCTGCTCTGGGGTCCTGCAGCAGCTTGATTATAACATAGTTGAGTGTCAGGCTTTGGTTCTTGCACCCACTCGTGAACTGGCCCAACAAATTGAGAAGGTTATGCGGGCACTGGGTGACTATCTTGGGGTGAAGGTTCATGCTTGTGTGGGAGGGACCAGTGTGCGCGAGGATCAGCGCATTCTCTCAAGTGGGGTTCATGTTGTTGTTGGTACTCCTGGTCGAGTATTTGATATGTTGCGGAGACAGTCACTTCGCCCTGATTACATTAAAATGTTTGTGTTGGATGAAGCTGATGAAATGCTTTCACGTGGTTTCAAGGATCAG ATCTATGATATTTTCCAGTTGCTGCCACCCAAAATTCAGGTTGGGGTGTTCTCTGCCACTATGCCGCCTGAGGCCCTCGAAATCACTAGGAAATTCATGAATAAGCCTGTGAGGATTCTTGTGAAACGTGATGAACTTACTCTTGAGGGTATTAAGCAATTTTATGTCAACGTTGATAAGGAGGAATGGAAGCTTGAAACTCTTTGTGATCTCTATGAAACTTTGGCGATAACCCAAAGTGTCATCTTTGTTAACACTCGGCGCAAGGTTGACTGGCTCACTGACAAAATGCGCAGCCGTGATCACACGGTCTCTGCCACCCATGGAGACATGGATCAGAACACGAGAGACATCATCATGCGTGAATTTAGGTCTGGTTCCTCTCGTGTGCTCATTACCACTGATCTCTTGGCCCGTGGTATTGATGTCCAACAAGTCTCCCTTGTGATCAATTATGACCTCCCAACACAGCCGGAGAACTATTTACATCGAATTGGACGTAGTGGACGGTTTGGGAGGAAAGGTGTTGCCAtcaatttcgtcaccaaagatgATGAGAGGATGCTCTTCGACATCCAGAAGTTCTACAATGTGGTAGTTGAGGAGCTCCCAGCTAATGTTGCTGATCTCCTTTGA